The Halomonas binhaiensis nucleotide sequence CGCCTGCGCTCCAGCGATCCAGCCGATATGCCTCTGGTGTCACCTAACCTGTTGCAGGATCCTGCGGATATGGATGACATGGTTGCCGGGCAGCGTTTTTTCCTCAAGGCCTTCCGACAGGGGCCATTGAAGGAACGCATGCGTGAAGTGGCGCTGCCGCAATCCGCCATCGATCCGACGGATGAGGAACTGCGTGCCCATTGCCGGCGCCATGTCAAGACCAACTACCATCCTGCTTCCACCGCGCGAATGGGGGCGGATGATGACCCCATGGCGGTGCTCGACAGTCATATGAGAGTGCGTGGTATCAAGGGGCTGAGAGTCTGCGACATGTCCGCGGTACCCAATATCAACGCCGGGAATACCGCTGCACCAGCGATGATGTTAGGCAGTCGGTGCGCCGAGTTGATCAGCCTGCCCAGTAGCGCTGCCAGGCCAGGTGTTACGGCGGAAGATCGCTCGCAGCCTGTGCCTCAGGAGATGGGATCGCCCTCTGCGTAGGCACCTCATTCCTTGTTGTGGCAGACTCCTGGCCCGCCAGTCAATGACGCCCATGCCGCCATGGCGCAGTTCGCGACATCCAGCAATTCCTGTCGTGTTGCGCCATCGCGGGCCAGGATCGACATGCCGTGCTGTACGGTGGCGTAGTAATTGGCAATGGCTCGGCAATCCATGGACGCTGCCAGCTCGCCTTCCTTGACGGCACGCTGCAGGCGCTGCTCGATGGCACAACGGTTATGATTGCGATGTTGCTCCAGCTCTTCGCCGATCTCCGGGTTGCCTCCTTGTGATTGCGGGCTGGCCAGGACAATCAGACAGCCCCTTGAAGGGGAGTGCTGGCTGAAGGTCAGCGCCGTTGCGTGGAGTACGTGGCTGATGGCATCACGTGCACAGTCAATGCTGTCCAGCGGTCCCCAGATACCGCCGCCGCCTGCGCTCATGTATAGCTGTACCGCTTCGCGAAACAGGGCTTCCTTGCTGCCGAAAGCGGCATACAGGCTTGGTGAGTTGATGCCCATGGCTCGGGTCAACTCGCTCATCGAGGCATTGTCGAAACCCCTTTCCCAGAATACTTCCATCGCCTGTTGCAGGGCCTTTTGTCGATCAAAAGTACGTGGTCGTCCACGTGGCGCCATGGCTCACCTCATTTATATGCCGATCGATACAAAAATACCTTGACAGTGGGGGCGGAGTCCAGTCAGTGTTAATTATGTGCTGATCGATACATAAATCATTTG carries:
- a CDS encoding TetR/AcrR family transcriptional regulator, with amino-acid sequence MAPRGRPRTFDRQKALQQAMEVFWERGFDNASMSELTRAMGINSPSLYAAFGSKEALFREAVQLYMSAGGGGIWGPLDSIDCARDAISHVLHATALTFSQHSPSRGCLIVLASPQSQGGNPEIGEELEQHRNHNRCAIEQRLQRAVKEGELAASMDCRAIANYYATVQHGMSILARDGATRQELLDVANCAMAAWASLTGGPGVCHNKE